A window of the Tiliqua scincoides isolate rTilSci1 chromosome 5, rTilSci1.hap2, whole genome shotgun sequence genome harbors these coding sequences:
- the LOC136653937 gene encoding olfactory receptor 4Q3-like encodes MNGSTVTEFVFLDFSCTRPAQLFLLTVVLTCYITILLGNTLIMVIVSSEPRLFQCPMYLFLANLSLLDMTLGSVAAPKLVTDLLNGGSTISYGGCMAQIVVFHFSGTAEMFLLSVMAYDRYVAICHPLRYTTIINQQRCFSLLVLCWTGGLIHGVFQMVIMAQLPYCGANVLDNFFCDVPQLIKLACSGIYVAEILIVVNDAVIALPSFLMLLLSYAIILAMLCGRFGKGGRKALSTCSSHLMVVVLYYGPMFFVYLKPSSNTQVDKMASVMYMVVTPALNPLIYTLRNQDMKGAMRKLRQKFLASCLIRGNEISFS; translated from the coding sequence ATGAATGGATCCACAGTTACAGAGTTTGTATTCCTGGACTTCTCATGCACTCGCCCTGCTCAGCTCTTCCTTTTAACGGTGGTGTTGACCTGCTACATCACCATCCTTCTGGGAAACACGCTTATCATGGTGATTGTGTCGTCTGAGCCCAGGCTCTTCCAGTGCCCCATGTATTTGTTCCTTGCCaatctgtccctccttgacatgaCTTTGGGTTCAGTGGCTGCCCCAAAACTAGTGACTGACCTGCTGAACGGTGGCAGCACCATTTCTTACGGAGGCTGCATGGCACAAATAGTTGTCTTCCACTTCTCTGGCACTGCAGAAATGTTCCTCCTCTctgtcatggcctatgatcgctatgtggccatctgccacccactgagaTACACAACCATCATCAACCAGCAACGTTGCTTCAGTCTCCTCGTACTTTGCTGGACAGGGGGACTCATTCATGGCGTTTTTCAGATGGTAATAATGGCTCAGCTACCATATTGTGGGGCAAATGTGTTGGATAATTTCTTCTGTGACGTCCCACAGTTAATCAAGCTGGCTTGTTCAGGCATCTATGTTGCTGAGATACTCATAGTGGTCAATGATGCTGTGATAGCCCTACCCAGCTTTCTGATGTTGTTGCTTTCTTACGCCATCATCCTGGCCATGCTGTGTGGTCGCtttgggaagggtggtaggaAGGCTCTGTCCACCTGCAGCTCCCATCTGATGGTAGTTGTCCTTTACTATGGACCTATGTTCTTTGTGTATTTGAAGCCCTCCTCCAACACTCAGGTGGACAAGATGGCCTCTGTTATGTACATGGTGGTCACACCTGCCCTTAATCCCCTGATCTACACACTGAGGAACCAAGATATGAAGGGAGCCATGAGGAAGTTGAGGCAAAAGTTTCTTGCTTCCTGCTTAATCAGAGGGAATGAAATTTCCTTTTCCTAG
- the LOC136653939 gene encoding olfactory receptor 4Q3-like, producing MNGSTVTEFVLLDFSCSLPVQFFLLMVVLTCYIIILLGNLLIMVTVWSESRLFQCPMYLFLSNLSLLDMTLGSVAAPKLVTDLLNSGGTISYGGCMAQIVVFHFSASTEMFLLSIMAYDRYVAICHPLRYTTIINPQRCFSLLLLCWTGGLIHSICQTVIMAQLPYCGSNVVDNFFCDIPQLIKLACSGIYVAEVLIVVNDAVIALPSFLILLLSYAMILATLGGRFGKGGSKALSTCSSHLMVVGLYYGPMIFVYMKPSSNTQADKMVAVIYMVVTPALNPLIYTLRNQEMKGAMRKLKNKCKRLLLP from the coding sequence ATGAATGGGTCCACAGTTACAGAATTTGTACTCCTGGACTTCTCCTGCTCACTCCCTGTTCAGTTTTTCCTTTTAATGGTGGTGTTGACCTGCTACATCATCATCCTTCTGGGAAACTTGCTTATTATGGTGACTGTGTGGTCTGAGTCCAGGCTCTTCCAATGTCCCATGTACTTGTTCCTTTCCAATCTGTCCCTCCTTGATATGACTTTGGGCTCAGTGGCTGCCCCAAAACTAGTGACTGACCTGCTGAACAGTGGCGGTACCATTTCTTATGGAGGCTGCATGGCACAAATAGTTGTCTTCCACTTCTCTGCCAGCACAGAAATGTTCCTCCTCTCTatcatggcctatgatcgctatgtggccatctgccacccattGAGATACACAACCATCATCAACCCTCAACGTTGCTTCAGTCTCCTCTTACTTTGCTGGACTGGGGGACTCATTCATAGCATTTGTCAGACAGTAATAATGGCTCAGTTACCATACTGTGGATCCAATGTGGTGgataatttcttctgtgacatcccacAGTTAATCAAGCTGGCTTGTTCAGGCATCTATGTTGCTGAGGTACTCATAGTGGTCAATGATGCTGTGATAGCCCTACCCAGCTTTCTGATTTTGCTGCTTTCGTATGCCATGATCCTGGCCACCCTGGGTGGCCGTTTTGGGAAGGGTGGTAGTAAGGCTCTGTCCACCTGCAGTTCCCACCTGATGGTAGTTGGCCTTTACTATGGACCCATGATCTTTGTGTATATGAAGCCCTCCTCCAACACCCAGGCAGACAAAATGGTTGCTGTGATCTACATGGTGGTCACACCTGCCCTTAATCCCCTGATCTACACTTTGAGGAACCAGGAAATGAAGGGGGCCATGAGGAAGTTGAAAAACAAGTGTAAACGCCTCTTGTTGCCTTAG
- the LOC136653940 gene encoding olfactory receptor 4Q3-like — protein sequence MNGSTVTEFVLLDFSCSRPVQFFLLTVVLTCYIIILLGNLLIMVTVWSVPRLFQCPMYLFLSNLSLLDMTLGSLAAPKLVTDLLNSGGTISYGGCMSQILFFHFSASTEMFLLSIMAYDRYVAICHPLRYTTIINHQCCFSLLLLCWTGGLIHGICQTVTMAQLPYCGSNVLDNFFCDVPQLIKLACSGIYVAEILIVVNDAVVALPSFLILLLSYAIILATLGGRFGKGGSKALSTCSSHLTVVGLYYGPMIFVYLKPSSNSQADKMVAVIYTVVTPALNPLIYTLRNQEMKGAMGKLKNKCKRLLLPQRW from the coding sequence ATGAATGGGTCCACAGTTACAGAGTTTGTACTCCTGGACTTCTCCTGCTCACGCCCTGTTCAGTTTTTCCTTTTAACGGTGGTGTTGACCTGCTACATCATCATCCTTCTGGGAAACTTGCTTATTATGGTGACTGTGTGGTCTGTGCCCAGGCTCTTTCAGTGCCCCATGTACTTGTTCCTTTCcaacctgtccctccttgacatgaCTTTGGGCTCATTGGCTGCCCCAAAACTAGTGACTGACCTGCTGAATAGTGGCGGCACCATTTCTTACGGAGGCTGCATGTCACAAATACTTTTCTTCCACTTCTCTGCCAGCACAGAAATGTTCCTCCTCTCTATCATGGCCTATGATCggtatgtggccatctgccacccattGAGATACACAACCATCATTAACCACCAATGTTGCTTCAGTCTCCTCCTACTTTGCTGGACAGGGGGACTCATTCATGGCATTTGTCAGACAGTAACAATGGCTCAGTTACCATACTGTGGATCAAATGTGTTGGATAATTTCTTCTGTGACGTCCCACAGTTAATCAAGCTGGCTTGTTCAGGCATCTATGTTGCTGAGATACTCATAGTGGTCAATGATGCTGTGGTAGCCCTACCCAGTTTTCTGATCTTGCTGCTTTCATATGCCATCATCCTGGCCACCCTGGGTGGCCGTTTTGGGAAGGGTGGTAGTAAGGCTCTGTCCACCTGCAGTTCCCACCTGACGGTAGTTGGCCTTTACTATGGACCCATGATCTTTGTGTATTTGAAGCCCTCCTCCAACAGCCAGGCAGACAAAATGGTTGCTGTGATCTACACGGTGGTCACACCTGCCCTTAATCCCCTGATCTACACTTTGAGGAACCAGGAAATGAAGGGAGCCATGGGGAAGTTGAAAAACAAGTGTAAACGCCTCTTGTTGCCTCAGAGGTGGTAG
- the LOC136653941 gene encoding olfactory receptor 4Q3-like, whose translation MNGTTVTEFVFLLFSCSRSTELLLLTVVMICYTTILLGNLLIVVTVRFEPKLFHCPMYFFLANLSVLDISLGSVAAPKLVKDLLNHSSSISYGGCMTQIFTFHFFAGSEMILLTVMAYDRYVAICHPLRYTTIMDRQRCLSLLIVSWTGAFAHGIFQTMVIDQLPFCGPNVLDNFFCDVPQVIKLACADIYVGEILLVFSDTLVILPCFVTLLISYATILATLCGRFGKGGRKALSTCGSHLTVVSLFYVPCVYVYLKPFSISQGDKIASVFYMVVTPALNPLIYTLRNEEVKGAMMKLKNKCKLLLLPQ comes from the coding sequence ATGAATGGGACCACTGTCACAGAGTTTGTCTTCCTGTTGTTCTCCTGCTCCCGCTCAACCGAGCTCCTGCTTTTAACTGTGGTCATGATCTGCTACACCACCATCCTTCTGGGCAACTTGCTCATTGTGGTGACTGTGCGGTTTGAGCCCAAGCTCTTTCActgccccatgtatttcttccttgccaaCTTGTCTGTCCTCGACATATCTTTGGGCTCAGTGGCTGCCCCAAAACTAGTGAAAGACCTACTGAACCACAGCAGCTCTATTTCTTATGGAGGCTGCATGACCCAGATATTTACCTTCCACTTCTTTGCAGGTTCAGAAATGATCCTCCTCActgtcatggcctatgatcgctatgtggccatctgccacccactgaggTATACAACCATCATGGACCGGCAGCGTTGCCTCAGTCTCCTCATAGTTTCATGGACAGGAGCTTTTGCTCATGGCATTTTCCAGACTATGGTCATTGACCAGCTACCATTCTGTGGACCAAATGTCctggacaatttcttctgtgatgTCCCACAAGTGATCAAACTGGCCTGTGCAGACATCTATGTTGGAGAGATACTCTTGGTGTTCAGTGACACTCTTGTAATTCTACCTTGCTTTGTGACCTTGCTGATTTCATATGCCACTATCCTGGCCACTCTCTGTGGCCGTtttgggaagggtggtaggaAAGCTCTCTCCACCTGTGGCTCCCACTTGACGGTAGTCAGCCTCTTCTATGTGCCTTGTGTCTATGTGTATCTTAAACCTTTTTCCATTTCCCAAGGAGACAAGATAGCTTCTGTGTTCTACATGGTGGTCACCCCTGCCCTCAATCCCCTCATCTATACCCTGAGGAATGAAGAAGTGAAGGGAGCCATGATGAAGTTGAAAAATAAGTGTAAACTTCTCCTGTTGCCTCAATAG